One region of Rhodohalobacter mucosus genomic DNA includes:
- a CDS encoding serine hydrolase domain-containing protein — MKNIKSLLLPFLFLFLFLSALVGCTAGNQETDSQELSEYFDASTLPAAVMGSVSATEDTEWHTFGPSVWDEEEAVTEDHIFRIFSMTKAITSVAAMQLVEQGLIGLDEPLNELMPELASIPILTESGELVQSDAPVTLRQLLTHTAGFGYDFTSERLAAFNPDDWEYADKPRLFEPGARWHYGTSTDWAGKVVEKVSGQDLETYFRENITGPLGMDRTWFNVPDSLKENIVSWGTRDSTGFSEYDRIPQQPAAEYSGGGGLYGSPADYLTFLTCLLNDGQYENGQILQPETVAMLFENQLPEGMTMDHNLPEEGLPPVVGAFPDETDTFGLAWAIEASEDEDVRSKGAAYWAGIANSYYTIDRVNGIAVVYFTQFLPFNDKESHDFYRLYEEQVFSGMGIGNE; from the coding sequence ATGAAGAACATAAAAAGTCTGCTCCTGCCATTTTTATTTCTCTTTCTATTCCTGTCCGCTCTGGTTGGATGCACCGCTGGGAACCAGGAAACAGATTCACAAGAACTATCGGAATACTTTGATGCCAGCACGCTTCCTGCAGCCGTGATGGGCAGCGTGTCCGCCACGGAAGACACGGAATGGCATACGTTCGGTCCGTCTGTTTGGGACGAAGAAGAAGCAGTGACAGAAGACCATATTTTCAGAATTTTCTCCATGACCAAAGCGATTACCTCCGTTGCCGCCATGCAGCTCGTGGAGCAGGGTCTGATCGGCCTGGATGAGCCGCTGAATGAGCTGATGCCCGAATTGGCGTCGATTCCCATTCTTACGGAAAGCGGGGAGCTGGTTCAAAGCGATGCCCCGGTCACACTCAGGCAGCTGCTGACCCATACCGCCGGTTTCGGCTACGATTTTACGTCCGAGCGACTGGCCGCGTTCAATCCGGATGACTGGGAGTATGCAGATAAACCCAGGTTGTTTGAACCCGGTGCGCGATGGCACTACGGCACCAGTACGGACTGGGCCGGAAAGGTTGTGGAAAAAGTGAGCGGGCAGGATCTGGAGACCTACTTCAGGGAGAACATCACCGGTCCGCTGGGGATGGACCGTACCTGGTTCAATGTGCCGGACAGCCTGAAGGAGAACATTGTCTCCTGGGGAACGCGCGACTCCACCGGATTCAGCGAGTACGACCGCATTCCCCAGCAGCCTGCAGCGGAGTACAGCGGAGGCGGTGGACTCTACGGTTCACCGGCCGACTATCTGACGTTTCTGACCTGTCTGCTGAATGACGGACAGTATGAAAACGGACAAATTCTGCAGCCCGAAACGGTGGCCATGCTTTTTGAAAATCAGCTGCCGGAGGGAATGACTATGGATCACAATCTGCCGGAAGAGGGCTTGCCACCGGTTGTGGGCGCCTTTCCGGACGAAACGGACACCTTCGGCCTGGCCTGGGCAATCGAGGCCAGTGAAGATGAAGACGTGAGGTCGAAGGGAGCCGCCTATTGGGCGGGAATAGCAAATTCCTACTACACCATCGACAGAGTAAACGGAATTGCGGTTGTCTATTTCACGCAGTTCCTGCCGTTTAATGACAAGGAGAGCCATGATTTTTACCGGTTGTATGAGGAGCAGGTTTTTTCAGGAATGGGCATAGGTAATGAGTAA
- a CDS encoding DUF6090 family protein: protein MITLFRRVREKLIGEGNVRRYLLYAIGEIMLVVIGILIALQINTWQETQKLRALELETLTGIEQALKKDISVLDANLIKLNEKTGYARELINHIEQKRPYNERLDSLMMDVYYHRGYKTFNTAAFELLKERGFGIIKNAGLRNTITSHYTTDLSDINNILNRLESLNLLRGQDVYDNFKVYGDEEGNGFIGPYDYDELLENPRIFGPFYHFELIIKAYQNNLDDYKIKSEQVLNAVTAELLERGEQR, encoded by the coding sequence ATGATTACACTCTTTCGGCGGGTACGGGAAAAACTGATAGGTGAAGGAAATGTTCGGAGATATCTCCTCTATGCCATAGGGGAGATCATGCTGGTGGTGATCGGTATTCTGATTGCGCTTCAGATCAATACCTGGCAGGAAACCCAAAAGCTGCGTGCGCTGGAGCTGGAAACCCTCACCGGGATAGAACAAGCCCTTAAAAAAGACATCAGCGTTCTGGACGCCAATCTTATCAAGCTGAATGAGAAAACAGGGTATGCAAGAGAGCTCATCAATCATATTGAACAAAAAAGACCCTATAATGAACGCCTCGATAGTTTGATGATGGATGTCTATTACCACAGAGGTTATAAAACATTCAATACGGCCGCCTTTGAACTTCTGAAAGAACGCGGTTTTGGGATCATTAAAAACGCCGGTCTCAGGAATACGATCACCAGCCACTACACCACCGATCTGTCAGATATCAATAATATTTTAAACAGACTGGAGAGCCTGAATTTGCTTAGGGGGCAAGATGTGTATGATAATTTTAAAGTGTATGGTGATGAGGAAGGAAACGGCTTTATCGGCCCGTATGATTACGATGAACTCTTAGAAAATCCCCGAATATTTGGACCGTTCTATCATTTTGAATTGATCATTAAAGCCTATCAAAACAATCTTGATGATTATAAAATAAAATCTGAACAGGTTTTAAACGCCGTGACAGCCGAATTGCTGGAAAGAGGTGAGCAGCGCTGA
- the tnpA gene encoding IS200/IS605 family transposase: MANTYTQIHIHVICAVKNRQSMIHSSWEDQLYKYITGIVQNQGHKLMQVNGMPDHVHLLIGYRPIQSLSDLMKNVKQDSSRWINHTRLAEGRFAWQEGYGAFSHSKSQVRKVISYIQNQKEHHKKKSFREEYLEFLKKWDVEFDERYIFKPVT, encoded by the coding sequence ATGGCTAATACCTACACACAGATTCATATTCACGTCATATGTGCCGTTAAAAACCGCCAAAGCATGATTCATTCATCGTGGGAAGATCAGTTGTATAAATACATAACGGGGATTGTTCAAAATCAGGGTCACAAACTAATGCAAGTAAATGGCATGCCTGATCATGTGCATCTTCTTATAGGGTACCGGCCCATTCAATCACTTTCTGATTTAATGAAAAATGTAAAGCAGGACTCTTCCAGGTGGATCAATCATACCAGACTGGCAGAAGGTCGGTTTGCATGGCAGGAGGGGTACGGCGCTTTTTCGCATTCAAAATCACAGGTTCGGAAGGTAATATCCTATATTCAGAATCAGAAGGAGCACCACAAAAAGAAATCATTTCGGGAAGAATATCTTGAGTTCTTGAAAAAATGGGATGTTGAATTCGACGAGCGATATATTTTTAAACCTGTCACCTAA
- a CDS encoding amino acid permease gives MSELKRELGFWDALTIGAGTMIGAGIFLLAGVALEMSGPAAIFAYILSGIVCMITASSAAELATGMPTSGGDYYFVSRSLGPALGAISGVGIWLSLTFAIAFYLYGMGEYLSQFLPVTAFWGAFIGGVLLTVLNVIGAKESGRTQVVVVLTLLVILSSFSFLGVFNIDTNNFSPFFPFGTSPIMGTTALVFVSFLGFVKIAAVAEEIKEPSKNLPRALIGSVALVTILYVVILLVIGGMFTQDTIGSVRDPLTAAARTMLGNPGVVVLIFAGLLATVSSANASILASSRINLAMARDRMVPNWLSKIHETRLTPYRAIIFTGILALTFLLLDSLEDLAKVASVLQLYSYAALNIGCVILRASNPDWYKPTYRSPGTPGLQILAALGCLGIIIYSGTFAQIAVVVLITGSLIWYAAWGRSKVEFEHSLPELKKNWEQSGLKIFTQPIERHEAEVTEEWTPGVRELNAKEPRHILTALANPKTEGVLLRVSKFIATGETEGGKVTGLSIVKVPYQTPLSTIRKKLSERDKVEGKIRETFKKYERKEPDAASGKEEILDKTTFEAVSEAAYNVFNGLIYETEQRKADMILMGWKGEFNIGRIHKSPVQKIISDTKADVGVFKDRGFEKIDSILLPWGGGYHAQLGLEIGLRISRNMNSTLTLLRLVKEGTDLEDEEERLRKFVLTLTDSPDRVRIKVRVAPDITNGILEEYNEESYDLTIIGASHEWSIRQVLFGTVTDIVADSAPSSVLMVRRYVTEDWKQKASEGLKRMKEQLGLSSSPDSLN, from the coding sequence ATGAGCGAACTTAAAAGAGAACTGGGTTTTTGGGACGCGCTGACCATTGGCGCAGGGACCATGATCGGTGCGGGTATTTTTCTGCTTGCGGGGGTTGCCCTGGAGATGTCGGGGCCTGCGGCCATCTTCGCCTACATCCTCTCCGGCATCGTTTGTATGATCACCGCTTCCAGCGCGGCGGAGCTGGCTACCGGCATGCCGACATCGGGCGGCGACTACTATTTTGTTTCCCGATCCCTCGGCCCCGCCCTGGGAGCCATCTCGGGCGTGGGAATCTGGCTCAGCCTCACATTCGCCATTGCCTTTTACCTGTACGGGATGGGTGAGTATCTGAGCCAGTTTCTGCCGGTCACCGCCTTTTGGGGCGCTTTTATCGGGGGTGTTCTTCTGACTGTGCTGAACGTGATCGGTGCCAAGGAGTCCGGCCGGACCCAGGTGGTCGTGGTTCTTACTCTTCTGGTGATTCTGAGTTCGTTCAGTTTCCTGGGCGTCTTCAATATCGATACGAATAATTTCAGCCCGTTTTTTCCTTTCGGCACCTCCCCTATCATGGGAACCACCGCACTGGTTTTTGTCTCCTTTCTCGGGTTTGTGAAAATTGCGGCCGTCGCAGAGGAGATCAAGGAGCCGTCCAAGAACCTGCCGCGCGCCCTGATCGGTTCGGTTGCGCTTGTGACGATTCTTTACGTGGTCATTCTGCTGGTTATCGGCGGGATGTTTACGCAGGATACCATCGGTTCCGTCCGCGACCCGCTTACCGCAGCAGCGCGAACCATGCTTGGAAATCCGGGTGTGGTTGTCCTCATTTTTGCCGGACTGCTGGCCACCGTCTCTTCCGCCAATGCAAGTATTCTGGCCTCGTCCCGCATCAACCTGGCCATGGCGCGCGATCGGATGGTGCCCAACTGGCTGAGCAAAATCCATGAAACGCGTCTCACGCCGTACCGTGCCATTATCTTTACGGGGATCCTGGCGCTGACCTTTCTGCTGCTCGACAGCCTGGAAGACCTTGCCAAGGTTGCCAGCGTGCTTCAGCTCTACAGCTATGCAGCGCTCAACATCGGCTGCGTGATATTGCGCGCATCCAACCCCGACTGGTACAAACCTACCTATCGATCACCCGGCACGCCCGGACTGCAGATCCTCGCGGCTCTGGGATGTCTCGGCATCATCATCTACTCGGGTACCTTTGCACAGATTGCGGTGGTTGTTCTCATCACGGGAAGCCTGATCTGGTACGCGGCCTGGGGACGGTCCAAAGTTGAGTTTGAGCATTCGCTGCCCGAACTGAAAAAGAACTGGGAGCAGTCCGGTCTGAAAATCTTTACACAGCCGATTGAACGCCACGAGGCTGAAGTGACCGAAGAGTGGACGCCCGGCGTACGGGAGCTGAATGCCAAAGAGCCGCGCCATATTCTAACGGCGCTTGCCAATCCCAAAACAGAGGGAGTTTTGCTGCGGGTAAGCAAGTTTATCGCCACGGGTGAGACGGAGGGCGGCAAGGTAACGGGACTCAGCATCGTGAAGGTTCCCTATCAGACGCCCCTCTCCACGATTCGCAAGAAACTCAGTGAGCGGGATAAAGTAGAGGGCAAAATCAGGGAGACCTTCAAAAAGTACGAGCGGAAAGAGCCGGATGCCGCATCGGGCAAGGAAGAGATCCTGGACAAAACCACCTTCGAGGCTGTCTCCGAAGCGGCGTACAACGTCTTTAACGGACTCATTTACGAAACGGAGCAGCGCAAGGCCGATATGATATTAATGGGCTGGAAGGGTGAATTTAATATTGGTCGAATTCACAAGTCGCCGGTGCAAAAGATCATCAGCGATACCAAGGCGGATGTGGGTGTGTTTAAAGACCGCGGTTTTGAAAAGATCGATTCCATTCTGCTTCCGTGGGGCGGCGGCTATCATGCGCAGCTGGGACTGGAGATCGGGCTGCGAATCTCCCGTAATATGAATTCCACGCTTACCCTGCTTCGCCTGGTGAAGGAGGGCACGGATCTTGAGGATGAAGAAGAGAGGCTGCGAAAATTTGTGCTGACCCTGACCGATTCTCCCGACCGTGTCCGGATCAAAGTGCGTGTCGCCCCGGACATCACGAACGGCATTCTTGAAGAGTATAACGAGGAGTCCTACGATCTGACCATTATCGGCGCATCGCATGAATGGAGCATCCGCCAGGTTCTGTTTGGAACCGTGACCGATATTGTCGCCGACAGTGCTCCTTCATCCGTATTGATGGTCCGCCGCTACGTCACCGAAGACTGGAAACAGAAAGCCAGTGAAGGATTAAAGCGAATGAAAGAACAGCTTGGCCTGAGCAGCTCGCCGGATTCGTTGAATTGA
- a CDS encoding YfcC family protein codes for MKNITAYSIMMIIAALTAVMTWLIPAGNYDSLTYNAASDMFTQSGMELSQSLPATQETLDSLNVKIPLESFTSGAIYRPVSIPGTYNVVESRPQGFFALIMSPIKGMIDAADIIFLVLFIGGLIGVMNMTGAFDAFISWLAGVLKGREYVLIILTTALIAAGGTTFGFAEETIALYLILVPVFMAAGYDAMVGLASIYLGSVIGGMSSTINPFSVIIASDSAGILWTTGLSGRIVMLVICITLTILFILYYANKVKKTPSSSILFDQKEKLEEYFGMHAREQVPPMTVQRLLILIVFMSCFGVMIAGVTLLDWWFVEITATFLTGAILIGFIARIPEREFVSAFVRGASELLGVAFIIGLARGISILMSDGMISDTVLNHAGSVTAGMSEELFVNSMYLIYNGLFFLVPSTSGMAVLTMPVFAPLADTAGFGREIIVNTYLYGQLSFLVIPTGLLLPSLAICKIGYDRYLKFVWPLLVILLIVTMVVLTVQVNL; via the coding sequence ATGAAAAATATCACCGCCTATTCCATCATGATGATCATTGCGGCTCTCACTGCGGTGATGACCTGGCTGATTCCGGCCGGCAACTACGACAGCCTTACATATAACGCTGCGTCGGATATGTTTACCCAATCGGGTATGGAGCTGTCTCAGTCGCTTCCCGCAACTCAGGAAACGCTCGACAGCCTCAACGTGAAGATCCCGCTGGAGAGCTTCACAAGCGGTGCAATTTACCGTCCGGTGAGCATTCCCGGCACCTATAACGTGGTTGAGTCGAGGCCACAGGGCTTTTTTGCATTGATCATGTCGCCGATCAAAGGGATGATCGATGCGGCGGATATTATTTTCCTTGTACTATTTATCGGCGGACTGATCGGGGTGATGAATATGACGGGAGCATTTGACGCATTTATCTCCTGGCTGGCCGGTGTACTGAAAGGGAGGGAATACGTTCTGATAATTCTTACCACTGCACTTATTGCAGCAGGCGGAACCACGTTCGGTTTTGCCGAGGAGACCATTGCCCTCTACCTGATTCTGGTTCCGGTTTTTATGGCTGCAGGATATGATGCCATGGTGGGCCTGGCATCCATTTACCTGGGCTCTGTGATAGGAGGCATGAGCTCTACCATCAATCCGTTTTCTGTGATCATCGCCTCCGATTCGGCCGGTATACTCTGGACAACCGGCTTAAGCGGACGTATTGTGATGCTCGTTATCTGCATCACCCTTACCATCCTGTTTATCCTCTATTATGCAAACAAGGTGAAAAAAACCCCTTCTTCATCGATCCTGTTCGATCAGAAGGAGAAGCTTGAGGAGTATTTCGGCATGCATGCGCGGGAACAGGTTCCCCCGATGACTGTTCAGCGCCTTCTGATTCTGATTGTCTTTATGTCGTGCTTTGGTGTAATGATTGCAGGGGTGACCCTGCTCGACTGGTGGTTTGTCGAAATCACGGCCACGTTTCTGACTGGCGCCATTCTCATAGGGTTCATTGCGCGAATCCCGGAGAGGGAGTTCGTGAGCGCTTTTGTCCGCGGCGCATCAGAGCTCCTGGGCGTTGCTTTTATCATCGGCCTTGCGCGCGGCATCTCCATTCTGATGAGCGACGGTATGATCAGCGATACCGTTCTGAACCATGCCGGTTCCGTCACCGCAGGCATGAGTGAAGAGTTGTTCGTGAACTCCATGTACCTGATCTATAACGGGCTCTTTTTTCTGGTTCCGTCCACCTCCGGAATGGCTGTACTCACGATGCCGGTTTTTGCCCCGCTGGCCGATACGGCGGGCTTTGGCCGCGAGATCATTGTAAACACCTACCTCTATGGTCAGCTCAGTTTTCTGGTCATTCCCACCGGACTCCTGCTTCCATCACTGGCCATCTGCAAAATCGGTTACGACCGCTACCTGAAGTTTGTATGGCCGCTGCTGGTTATTCTTTTGATTGTGACGATGGTTGTGCTGACGGTTCAGGTGAATTTGTGA
- a CDS encoding maleylpyruvate isomerase N-terminal domain-containing protein encodes MKPLLHIDAIPIFEKTQQELISLLESLSPEEWESPTSSADWRVKDIAAHLLDGDLRRLSIHRDGHRLPEPSAPPDTHESLVEYLDGLNADWIRASKRLSTALIIELTAFTTPKVVAHFRQLDPEGTALFPVGWAGETESQNWFDIAREYTEKWHHQQQIREAVGRPLLTDTLWLSPLIDTLIRGVPAVYNRYAADSGHESMEIVISGSIHKRWMLSVSASGWDLYNPEEEKAETTIEMSDDTAWRLFTKRLHEDEALKRMRIYGNRDLGKLIAKTVSFMK; translated from the coding sequence TTGAAACCGCTGTTGCACATCGACGCCATTCCGATCTTTGAGAAAACGCAGCAGGAACTGATTTCCCTGCTGGAATCACTGTCGCCCGAAGAGTGGGAGTCGCCAACCTCCAGTGCGGATTGGCGCGTAAAGGATATTGCGGCCCATCTGCTGGACGGCGATCTGAGGCGGCTCTCCATTCACAGGGACGGGCACCGGCTGCCGGAACCGTCGGCGCCTCCCGACACCCATGAATCCCTCGTGGAGTATCTGGACGGACTGAATGCGGACTGGATCAGGGCTTCAAAAAGATTAAGCACCGCATTGATTATTGAGCTGACAGCGTTCACCACTCCGAAAGTGGTAGCACATTTCAGGCAACTGGATCCGGAGGGCACGGCTCTTTTTCCCGTGGGATGGGCCGGCGAAACCGAGTCGCAGAATTGGTTTGACATCGCCCGGGAGTACACCGAAAAGTGGCACCATCAGCAGCAGATCCGGGAAGCGGTTGGGCGTCCGCTGCTGACAGACACGTTGTGGCTTTCGCCGCTTATCGACACGTTAATCCGCGGCGTCCCGGCGGTGTATAACCGCTATGCCGCCGATTCAGGTCATGAATCCATGGAGATCGTGATATCCGGCAGCATACATAAGCGCTGGATGTTGTCAGTAAGCGCTTCGGGATGGGATTTATATAACCCGGAAGAAGAGAAGGCAGAGACCACGATTGAAATGAGTGATGATACGGCCTGGCGCCTGTTTACAAAGCGATTGCATGAGGACGAGGCACTCAAGCGAATGCGCATATACGGAAACCGGGATCTGGGTAAGCTCATCGCAAAGACCGTCTCGTTTATGAAGTGA